The sequence below is a genomic window from Mycobacterium sp. ITM-2016-00316.
TACCGGCAGGCCATCACCGCCGCCGGGTCGGGCTGTGCGGCGGCGATCGACGCCGAGCGCTGGCTCACCGAATTCCCCGCTCCGACAGAAGATTAGACCCCCTCCAGTTAGGAAGATCCGATGACCGAGAACTCCGCAACTGCCGTCGTCACCGACGACTCCTTCTCCCAGGACGTGCTGACCAGCTCCACCCCGGTGCTGGTCGATTTCTGGGCCACCTGGTGCGGCCCGTGCAAGATGATCGCTCCGGTGCTCGAAGAGATCGCCGCGGAGAAGGCCGGTGAACTCAAGGTGGTCAAGCTCGACGTGGACGCCAATCCGGCCACCGCGCGCGACTTTCAGGTGGTCTCGATCCCGACATTGATCCTGTTCAAGGATGGTGCACCGGTCAAACGGATCGTTGGGGCCAAGGGTAAAGCCGCCCTGCTCCGGGAGATCGCCGAGCACGCCTGACGGCGGCCGTTCTCTTGCGAATCACACGCTCGGGTTTTCCGGATATTCGCGGGCATCTGAGACAATACTGACAGTCCGAACTGCAACCGTCGGCGTCCTGTGGGCGGTGCAGCGTGTCTGAAAGGCCAGGTATGTCGATTCTGCGTCGCGGCGACCGGGGAAGCGCGGTCATCGAGATCAGGTCGGCACTGGCGGGTCTCGGGCTGATCAACAGCCCCGATGCCGACCTGAGCACCGGCAGGCACGTCGCGGTGGACGTCTTCGACGCCGATCTCGACCACGCGGTGCGCGCGTTCCAGCAGCAGCGCGGTCTGCTGGTGGACGGCATGGTCGGCGAGGCGACCGCGCGTGCATTGCGCGAGGCCTCCTACCAACTCGGCGCCCGCACGCTGTCCCACCAGTTCGGCGCGCCGATGTACGGCGATGATGTCGCCACCCTGCAGGCCCGCCTTCAGGATCTCGGCTTCTACACCGGGCTGGTCGACGGTCACTTCGGCCTGCAGACTCATAACTCGCTGATGTTCTTCCAGCGCGAGTACGGGCTGTTTCCGGACGGCATCTGCGGCCCGGAAACATTGCGGTCCTTGTACTTCCTGGGTTCCCGGGTAACCGGCGGATCTCCGCACGCGATCCGCGAGGAAGAGCTGGTTCGCAGCTCGGGCCCGCGGCTGTCCGGGAAGCGGGTCATCATCGATCCGGGCCGGGGCGGTGACGACATCGGTGCCATCGTCCAAGGACCCGAAGGCCCCCTCAGCGAGGCAGATATCTTGTGGGACTTGGCGAGCCGGCTCGAGGGCCGGATGACGGCCATCGGGATGGATACCTTCCTGTCCCGGCCCGCCGGGCATTGCCCGACCGACGCCGAACGCGCCGCAACAGCCAATACCGTCGGCGCAGACCTGATGATCAGCCTGCGCTGCACCAGCCACCAGAGCCCGTCGGCCAATGGCGTGGCGTCGTTCCACTTCGGCAATTCGCACGGCTCGGTGTCCACCATCGGGCGCAACCTCGCAGACTTCATTCAACGAGAACTGGTGGCGCGCACCGGATCCAGCGACTGCCGCGTTCACGGCCGCACCTGGGATCTACTGCGGCTGACCCGGATGCCCACTGTCCAGGTCGATTTGGGCTATGTGACCAACCCGCAGGACCGAGCCCTACTGGCCACCAGCCAGTCTCGCGATGCGATCGCCGAGGGCATGCTGGCCGCGGTGAAGCGGCTGTACCTGCTCGGCAAGAACGACCGGCCGACCGGGACCTTCACCTTCGCCGAGCTGCTCGCCCACGAGCTGTCGGTCGAGCAGGCCGGCCGCTGACCGTCGCTCTACCCTCGGTTCTCGACGGGCGTGCACGAGTAGAAGCGTCGGCAGCTCGCCGCGGCGCGGGTGCCATCCGAGGACCGTCGGCGCCGGCTCCCCTTCGCCGACGTAGAACCTTGCCGATCCGCCGCGCATGGGGGCGTCGTACAAATCGGCGAGGCTGTCCTATCTGACAGTGATCGGCGTGACCACGGCGAGCGCCGGTGAACCCGCCCCCACCGGCGCCTGCAGGCGCGCACTTTCCAGCAGACGCTCGAGGGCGGCCTCGACATCGGCCTTCCAGCCCAGTCCCTGCTCGAGCTCGAGCCGCAGACGGGGGAAGTAGGGGTGCGGTGCGACGACCTCGAAACCCATGTCGATGAGTAGGTCCGCGTCGATGATGCACTGGCCGGCCGAACAGTCGCCGAGCACCTCGATCACCTGTT
It includes:
- the trxA gene encoding thioredoxin: MTENSATAVVTDDSFSQDVLTSSTPVLVDFWATWCGPCKMIAPVLEEIAAEKAGELKVVKLDVDANPATARDFQVVSIPTLILFKDGAPVKRIVGAKGKAALLREIAEHA
- a CDS encoding N-acetylmuramoyl-L-alanine amidase encodes the protein MSILRRGDRGSAVIEIRSALAGLGLINSPDADLSTGRHVAVDVFDADLDHAVRAFQQQRGLLVDGMVGEATARALREASYQLGARTLSHQFGAPMYGDDVATLQARLQDLGFYTGLVDGHFGLQTHNSLMFFQREYGLFPDGICGPETLRSLYFLGSRVTGGSPHAIREEELVRSSGPRLSGKRVIIDPGRGGDDIGAIVQGPEGPLSEADILWDLASRLEGRMTAIGMDTFLSRPAGHCPTDAERAATANTVGADLMISLRCTSHQSPSANGVASFHFGNSHGSVSTIGRNLADFIQRELVARTGSSDCRVHGRTWDLLRLTRMPTVQVDLGYVTNPQDRALLATSQSRDAIAEGMLAAVKRLYLLGKNDRPTGTFTFAELLAHELSVEQAGR